A window of Rhipicephalus microplus isolate Deutch F79 chromosome 8, USDA_Rmic, whole genome shotgun sequence genomic DNA:
GTACAGTAAAAGGTGCAAATTTGTGAGCAATGACTGATAAGCTTGAATAACAGTAAGAATACAAACATTACATAACCGGATAGTAATACATCTGATAGAACTAGGCAATGAAAATTATCAATAGCAGGGGATAAAACTAGAACAAAGCAAAATTAAAGAAGTGTAGATGACAAATGCTTATAGTTTTATATCATTTGCATACGTCACTCCCGCCAAAGATAAACCTTCTTTTCTACGCAGAAAGCTCTAAGTTTTATTGGGTCTTTCGACTGTGTCTGTAAAAAACATAACCTATGAAGCGCATATAAGGATAAGCGAGGGTGCAAATGACCAGTTAGAAACACATCACTGTCAGAAAAAAaaccgaaaaaaagcaacacacctacaCACGCGTTGAAACACATCATCTCTAAGGAATTCACTAGTCCGGCCATAAAGCTGTTTGGAAAAATATGAAGGAATATATATAATAGAGATATGCAGACACAGTGTGTTATTAACACGACAGCAGGTTATCACCCTCCGCTAAACAAATAGTGCCCACCTTACACCCCTCACTTAAGACGAGCATTAATGAAACTGTTGCAAATCATTCATGTCGGCTGCCATAGAGTACGGTCGAAACACGACAAAAGTTCTTACTTATATCTCAATAGTTCATTAATGACAGTTCTGTCGTCTCAATATATGCAGCATCCATGTAAAACTGTTTCTCCCGAATCGTCAGAGCGCGTTCAATTTTGTCAGATAACACGTAACGGAGACAGTTGGTGTGCCTTCTCCACTCGCGTCGAACGTCAAGAACGTCTGTAGAAGTGAAACCAGCCAAACTGTTTGCACTCCAACAAACAGACCCTACCACAGCCTTCTGCTGAATCTGCAATAAGTATGGAGAAAAGCCGCCTTTGAAACGCACGATCTTCGAAAACCTTCTGCGAAGAAAAGTTTCATACTTCTCTCCAAGGGCGCGTATTTCTCTGAAGGGTCTGGCGACGCCGCATATTGCGGCTCCCCTATTTGGATTTGTGGATGAGTGATGGCAAATCCTTACACGTGTTCGCCGAGCAATTGTAAGCGTGTGATATCCGCTGCACACACGTACACGGCTCGCTCAGGCTTGCACATGACAAAAGCACGGCACGCAGACTTGCCCTCACGCTGACCTGAAGGAACTGCACGCTTGCTTTTGCTAAAAACGTCATCCATGGCTCATTTACATGCGCATCAAGCTTGAATTTACAGCTCATCGTGACATTAAGCGTAGTATTTTAGGATGTAGTGCATACTTCCAACTTTTAGTGGTGGTGGTCATAACAACTTTATTATTATAACTCCGGAAACATCGTGGCCTAGGCCTTGGCCGCCCCCGAGAGTGAACGGAGACCCTGTTTTCTCGTCACCTCGCgggctcgctggatggcccacagCTTATCCTGGACGTTGGAGCGGCGCAGCAGAGATGTCTAACACGTCACAGTTTAATGTGGGGGAGACTGAATTTTGTTCTGTCAAAAGTTCACCTTTCCCAGAGAATTCACCTGTAAGGGATGCGCGAGTCCAGCCGCACACTTAGCAAGTATTAACTGGATAGACGTCTGGATTTATCCTATTAAAATGAGTAAGGTTGGGGACGGCCTCATGTTTACCACTTCTGATCTGTCGAGTTCAGAGCTTGGCAGTGGATAAATACGCCTAGGTATTTTACTTTGGGCTTGTGTTGTGTATATATCCTCTCACTACGTGGAAGTAATGGTGTAGTAGCGTGTGTATAATTTAGTATACGAAATGTAGTATACGAGTTAAGTGCCCGAATCACATATTCGGGCACTTCAATGGCAACGTACGCTCGTACCACACATTCTTATGGCAATATTTAATGTTGTATTGTGAAACGTACAGAACGCGTGTTTGATAAAGCATAAGTGTTACTTTCATTGCATTTCCAAGtagaggttctttttttttcactctattCACAAgtagaggcgtggctgtgtggtagaaagCCTGCTTGCCTCAAAAGCGACCCGGATGTGATCCCCACTCAGACCaagactttttttattttttttgcacttttctCGAATTTTTCGGTCACACAAACATGCTCAATTTTTATGTCACGCAAAGATAACTTTTCGCTCGCGTCTAGTGACGCCGAATTcgtaatttctgcgaaacgagctctttaacgctgtcgcgttaaaatagGAAGTTAACGAGGATACCCAGCTGCTCCTAAGTGACTTTAAAGCGTGGTTTGGTGTTATGGTCAATCATTATTTCTTTGTGTACGTTATTTTGATTTCTAGGTCCCGTCGAAGCTGTTCAATACAGTGTCTATATTCCAAAAAGTGCGTAAACATTTACACTAACTGCGATTCATCTGTGTCGCCATCCTCGCCGAGAACAGCCTCACGTGTATTGCAGTAGAAATGCCGGCAGTAGCAATCTTTCATTTAGGCTTACTCTGTCCTGCGTGAACCAACTTTGTTAGCGCCTGAGCATGTTTCATTACGCCAACTTATTTTCATCATACCAGATTTCTTCTCATATTTAGGTACCCATCCTACCGCTCCAACGGTCACACGACCTTCACATTGTGCCCTACCACTGCCAATTGATATTATTTATTTGCGATTCCAATTCAACGGTATAATACAACTACGCACTTTTACTCTACCAAATCTTGAACACAATGAGTAATAGACGGCGAATAAGGCATATACAGCGGCCACAACCCTGAATAATTGGTTTCTTTCTTTAGTTTTACGATTGCGGTGGGGCGATGGCTTGTTTTCTTTGGGATTTCTGCAATTCCAACATTCAATGACTCAACCATTCACTCCAGCTACCATTCCGATGGTAACATTGTAAGCACTGCTAAGCGCCAACATGTCATATGCAGACATGCATAGAATCAACCGTTAAATTTAAAGTGGGATCTAGATACAGCGAGCTTCTCGCGAACTTCTTTCCTTCTCAAATTCATGCAAGGCTGTGCCTATAGTCTCACTAGGGACAACTTGCTTGGCGAGTAATATTTGTTAAAATATAAAGCGCTCTTCACACGACATAACATCATCTTTATCGTCCACACTACGCAACCCATCGATGCccaattatttctcgttggacaCGTGGAACGTGCACCTGTTTCTTGGATTGAGCGCTGCACCCACGGGGCAGCTGAACGCCTCCGCAAACCTCTCTTGGTTATGCAATGGCAGGTTACAGCGGAGCATCATGGGTGGGTATATCCCACTCTTCCTCCAACTGTACGCGCCTTCCGAGCAGAATACGAAGCAGCTGGCCACGTAGAACGACTGCTCAGGCGTGTAAGACAAGATTCCTCTGGTCGCTTGCATAGAATTGTACGCGAGCCGAGCTTTCTCCGTGCCGGCCGTGTCGGCGAACGTTTCGGAGAGCGCGTTCTTACTGAACACAGCGTCCGATGTGTAATTCCCCAACAAGTTCTTGACGCAGTCCAGTCGCTCGCGGAACTTGCCGAAGGACTCCGTGGACCACCACGTCGCCGCGTCTCCGGTCCTAGTCAGGGTGCTGAAGAGCGGATCGAAGGCGTGCGTCAGTTCGTGCCCCAACACTTTTCCGATGGCGCCTGTTACGACGGAATGCGGAGTGGTACTCGGCACGAACGGTGCGTTCATGATGCCAGGTAAGATGGCCATGAGGTGGAACAGCGGTGCGTAAAACGCGTTCACACTGGAAGCGCCGTACGGAATGTCCTCGCGATGGACGGGAACTGCCGGGTCTTCCTTCATAAGACGCTTCTCCTCCTGAAGGCGCCGTTGGAACGTGCTGTAATGCCACGCTATGAACGGCTGCGTCACGTTCTGCTCCAAGAAGAAGTAGTATTTCTCCAGAGCCTCGTCAGTCTTCAGGTGTTCCGGCATGGCTAGTACGGTGATCAGACTGTCCACGTGTTTGACGGCGCCCTCGGCTGTCGACCGGTCCATCCAGGAGAGCTTGTGGAAGTTTGCCCTCGTGGCCTGCTTCACAGCCGTCCAGGTGCGCATCGTGTCGTTCACCTGTGGCTGCAGCTCCAGGCTGTCCAGCATCAGCCGAACGAAGGCATACGTGGAAACCTGCGTATTGTGACTTGGAAAGTTACGCGCGCTTCCGTACTGATCACCCTGAGAACTGATTGCCCTGATAACACTGTTTTATTACAACTAAAGATTGTCTCATCGAAAGATATTGAAGGTGACGGCTTGTCAGAAATGGCTCATTAATTCGGTCGAACGAAAAGAAAATGAGAACACGGCATTCGCCTTGTCACCAATTCCGCATTTAAAGTCGAAGCACTTCTTAACCAGCTGCAGGCTTTTTGACCATTTCTATCTCTGTATCTATCTCTAGCCACGTACCATTGGGCACTAACGTGGTCATGCCTCTATTTCAGACCTTAATTTTTGTGGGTGAGCATTTGTGTATTGCGAATACAACAAAATGGTCGTTACACGCTGGTTGTCGTGTAAGTCGCATAACCCTTTCCTTCAGTCACGCGTGCCACATATCTGCGTACTATGGCCGAATCAATGTGAGTAATGTTTTAAAGATTATATTTAGTTTGTACCAAACGAAGTCCAGAATTTCATACAATTGTGTTACGAAGCTTGCTATCGCATGCGGTGCAGTATTCGGCAGCTTTTTCGATGAGGGAAAGATGGGATGAACAGAAAAATAAGAATTCCCGATGAGATCCAAAATCTAAATCATGCGTTTAGCGTTCTCATCAATACGGACGTACGCCGGTGCTTAAATTAATTATCAAAAAGACCTCATAATGACCTCACATAGCAGGAAGGCTTACTGTGCTTGTAATGTTCCCTAACATTACATATCAACTCCTATGGCTTAACCACTGCCCATTCACAAGGATATGACTGAAActgattattatgtttacacaATCAAACAATTAAGTACACTTAGTTTCGAGTAATGCCATACATGTGCTAAAATACGAGCATCGACTTATCTTGACAGCATCGAACAGCTATATATGCGCGTAACTGACGTCGATGTGATTGATAAGCACACTCTCAGTAGCTTAGCCATGGGGGCCACAAAGCGTGAAGTTCATGAGTTGCTTCCACCCCTGCATCCGACTCAAATACGTATTTGTCTCGTTTGCTAAATAATTCAGTAATTGTTTctttctaaaaaaacaaaaatgctcGCTAGAAGTGTGCCATACACGTGAGTACTCAAAATGCATAACGAACTGCAGTAGTTCAGAAATCCGAACTAGTTGGTAATACATTCCAAATGTTGTCCTCCTGCAAATCTCGTCCTCCACATGCCTTTTGCGCTATATTAAAGTGCATAAAGAAATTGGCTTTAGTCGCAATGCATGACTTAAAGCAGTAAAAAATGCTATGAAGATCATTACACGTGCCCATTGATTTGCATACGATTACCTAACATGGTGAGTGGCATGTGCCGATTTTCGTTCATGTGCATAATTATCCTCGAGCGACCAgttagaaaaaataaaagtttttcgttACTTAGTTAAGGGTAATTTTAAGTGCCCGAATGCTTCTCCACGTCAGAACATATTTCACTTGCGAAGACGACCATGGAATACGATAGAATTTGCACACGGAAGTTCTTGATATAAGAAAGACACTTTTATATGAATATTGCTGATTAACTTCCTGCGTTATACATCCATAACTAATGCTTCAAGTTGTGTTTGTAAAACAGCTGCAAAAAGGCATACTGTCTCTATAAAAAACACTGTGTATGTTTcggtatttttttgtttgttttctggtGGGCAACAATCGCGGAACAGCTGCGAACTGCTTTGTCATGGTACCCGTAGCATAGTTCATCAAATTCGCGCGTTTCTATCTTCATGTCCTTGTGGTATAGCTTGAGTAGGTGATATATTATAACATAATTATTTTATTCACAAAATGAGACTTCTTAGGAGTCAGGTCATGCTCTTGGAACGTCTTGCTGTCTGGAGGTATTCTGGTTACTTTCATCACCGGGACTATCTTGTAAACAAAAAAACGCGATTTAAAGAATAGCCAATAAGTGAAGTACGAGCGTTTTACCAGAATGTGCCAGGTCTTAATCATCTGCTGAAGAAATCCCGAAACTAAAAGGTGTGGAATGATTTGAATTGAATACATATAGTGTGAGTGCATTTGTTTTCAGAGCTAGGAATTCAAAAACGTAATGACTAAGCCTTCCTTGTTAATGCATTGATTACTGGCATGGTGGTGTGAAACGTTCACAATGTGGTCTGAGCAATTACTGGTTGCGATCTTCGTAAACTCTTACTTCAGTATCAGCGTGGTCCTGGAGTAAGAGAGAAACAAAATGCTACATATTTCTACAGCCCTCGTGCTTACGGTTTCATGCAATCGAAGTCGTCCACAGACCattattgtctttttttctagCCGACGAAATGGGGTCTACGTTCATTCTGTAGTCATTTTTTGCAAATTAATCAATAGCACGGCATTTTCTCACGTATTGCCTTCAACTATACCTCGCCGGATCTCATGTGGCTCCGACTCGTCTTCTTGTGTCATGACGCTTTACCACAAAACGTTTACTTGACTGATCAATAGGGCAATGCCTTGAGGAGTTGGCACCTACAGATAATAAAACACAGTTTCTTCAACAGGATATGTACGAACCTGGGACATGATTTCCAAGCACTGAGTCGCGGACTGTATCCGTGCCTGAATGCCGGTCCCATCCATACACTCGACGAGCGAGGAAGACACCAGTGCTCGCAGGCTATAGAACGTCATCCAGCCTGTGTACAGCACCAGGTCGACGTAGCTGGACTGCTTGGCGTTGTCCAGAATAGCTTTGAGAAGCAAGCCACTGCCGTTGACCGCCAGGACGGGCTCTGTCTTGTTTACCAACCGGTCGGGTAGCATGTGACCGTTGATAACCTTCAGCCACTCGTCTACCGTACCATGCCCGGCCACGTCGTCTGCCAGCTTCTCGATGGAAGTGAAGTTCAGGGACACCCTCTGGCTTGGATAGATGGCGAACGCGGCCGTGACTATGTCGGACGCGGTATTGTGAATGCGTTCGGCAAACGCACTTGCCAAGTCCGTCGTCACCGATGGCGCCACGTGCATCATACACTTCTCCACGTACTCAGTGCCAGCTGTTTTGTTGTCGTCGGCATCCGTGACTATGTGAATCTCAAGCGCCAAGCCATACCGCTTGTCGGTCTTCAAGTCTGGCGTGAGGCTCAGCACAGCTGGCGTTGGGATACCGTACTCGAGCGACATGCCCAGAAGGTACTCCAGCAGGTCAAAGTCTGCGGGAAGCCTCATCGAGGGCCACTCGAAGTTGAACTTCCTGAATATGTCCAGCACAATCTGCGAAGGTACAGATGTACAGGTAAACTGCAAGCATCGAGCTCTCTCTTTTTACGCAACAGGAAAAAACTGCTGAGTTACTTAAACTTTAAGGAGAAATGAAAGCTCCTTGCACAGGAAAAATTTGGTTGGCTTCCAAGTAAATTAGCTCACTTCATGGCGTAATGCACCAGTTATGCATTTTTGGATGGCAATATTATTGTAGCGAAGTACTCTTGGTACATCTTTTAACTTAATAAGGGCTTTTGAAAAAAagttatgtagcgcgaggcgaaaaaacgaacacaggaaaggagacactgagaagacagagcgctactatcaacaacatgtttattttcgacctccaagctgcttttaagccataattgtcaggcgaccaagcagataagcacgtgtaattcagatacatcgacgacaatgccatctacctacaacaaaaacgataaataggacaacaaaaaacctcacaaataaaatcacgtatcactgcgtacgcaagaacgccagttccttgggtgcaaggcaattgaaggcttgctaatacatacatctccaagagcatcaataagttcggcttctatgatcaaccgagcCATCTCATCCTTATGCagaccaacaatgattgtactctggaacaaaggccggcagccacacgcgtgaaggtgaagagcaagaaaaccttctggcggcagGTTATtcgccttgtaattgtgttctctcaatcgctaattcacacacctactggtttggccgacatatttttcccacatgtgaacagaataagataaatgacgaacgaaatgcactccacaaatttgtgtgtatgcctttttgtgcacCAGAGACCTTTGGAGGGGACCTTTGACGCCAAAATGTTGGTACGTATGTCTATTTGTCTATTTCTCCACCCCTAACGATACCGAGAAATCTAAGCACCACCAGCcggtaccccaaacggccgaccgcATCTGCAGCGCTCACTAATGTTGCTcgaggttcagcgttcatacttgtgcaatagTCGAATgaaaagaaattattgcgcatatttgaggcaccataacaatacgtatATACTCTGTACGTGCGTGTATTACTATAAAATGCATACACAAGTAACTATAACGACCGCAGCggttatcacgctgcgctgaccatgcaacgcttgcacgaaaggcaagtgtttccaacgtttttcTAAGACGACACAGTGATGGCCCTTcctgtcaccttgcgttctacaccttatcgccacccgtctcagagccgcacgcttcgctttctaagaaaactgccagatagcgctcttgTCTCACGTGTGTCGTGACTTGACGCACTCGTTCACTttcgctgcacactcgaggcactctaacgcagtgcctacaggataccattcacaagtttttttgcggagaacatcaaataaacgttttgttcactctctccagaggcaagactatcgtctttcgacgacatttgcagaataacatACAGACACGGGGCAAATTTTTGTTTCAAAATCTTCGCTTCTGTGGAACACGAAGAATTCGCGATGTACCTAAACGTATGCATTAAAGTTTGATTTTAAATTATTTATCTTCGGATTTATTTAAAGGTTTTATTTAAAGCTGGAAAACGAAaatagtttctttttattttattaggcCATTTCGTAAATCAGACATTCAAGCTTTAAAAGACCAGCTCACCTTGACGTCGTCTCTACCCTCTTCGTAGACATTCGTGCAGGTCTGGAAGGCGGAGACGCTGGTGCGGACCGCTGCTACGGGGTGCTTAGGAGGCGACTGCTCGAGCTTGTTGAAGAGGAACCAGAGCACCCGATACTGTAGCACCCGGAACTGGCCCCCGGCACCCTGACTCGGGTACGGGTGGAGCCTGTCCCACTTGCCGCACACGTGCTCGTACATGTTGTCGCAGGGATTGATCCTGGCATCCACGCTGGCGGCAAGCTCCTCCGCGTAGTCGAAGCACTTCTTCGGGTGGTCGCAGAAGGGGAACGCGAGCTGTGACAGCTGGATGACGAGGAACCAGACGACGCCGTAGAGAATCCCCAGTCCGAGGACGACGTTTAGATTCAGGACAGTCATGTTGCAGGAAAAGGAGGGCGGTTACAGGCGTTCTAATCTCTGCAATTTCGAGAATGAAAAGCTCGTGGGCACGTTTCGTGTCTTCTTTTAATCATGGCGAATGCCCACAGCAAGTGATCGACGAAAATGGACTGAAATTTACAGCACAAATCAAAGGTAAGCGGCTTCAACTGCCTGGTTAAGGGTATAACAATGCTATAGTAACAGTGATAGCTTGTTTATGCATAATCTATTTCCAGAATTGGCCAAAAGTTTTTGTCGCATTCGTTCTCTGTTATATTGAAACCTATGTTACGAAACAGCCACAATTTCGGCTATGATGCGAGTCCCTTTAAAACAGGACATATAATACCACGTACATCCAGAAGAATTCGcgttgaaataataaaaaaaagcaaccaagAAATAAACTTTCTATCAATATTGCCCGGAAAATTTACCGAGTTTCGCACTGGTGTTTTCAAGCCAGTAAAAACGTTGCGAGGCAGCTTTCCTTGTTAGTCTTCATGTTTATAATTAAGTGTGCATCACTGTGGTTGTTTCCTGTTCTATATATTTTGATCTCTTTTTTCATTACTTCCTTTCTGCTACTTTTTTCTGTCTACCTCAGGCTTGCGCTGTTTTTATAACTCTTTCATTGGATATGTTTCCCTGTTATTCTTTGATTGCctattacttcatttttttctacACTATACTTTGCTCTTTCACCCTATTCTTTTTCCTTTCACCTCGCCGTCGCATCTCTCATTCTCCCAACGATTACTTCTTCTAGACTTTTGGTGTAATACAAGACACAAGAAGATGTTGTGCTCTACTCGCGTGCCTCGACAACCGAGTGGTTATGATGCTAGCATTGGGATCGTGGGTACGAGGCTatgaatcctgcctcgtgtagaACTTTGTCACTGCGATAGCATTTAGGAGATCGCGCAAACGCAGTGTCAGTGCCGGCTTCGCTGGTTGTAAGGGGAAAATCAATGTTGTCCTACACTGAAAATTGGAGATCTATAGAATAAATACTTTGGTTCTGGTGGGAATCGCATCTATAGACCTTTAGCTTGCACGGTAAGAAGGCATGTGCTACAGTGACACGCAGTTGCGTGACACTCCTTCGAAACCTGCTACTGCGACATCATGTAATGCGAACATTATTATCCGTAAGGTATACGTATGgccacagggtcgtgacgtgggcGAAGGGAGCAGACTATATAGATCGAAGATGAGACTGTTTATACGGGCTGAACATGTTGGCGACAAAGGAAAAGTAAGCATACAGCGATATACACTGGCACCGATACCGGCGAACACAGTCGATCACTGACagtgtcgatcaactgacaagcggtgaagcgcgtcggcatttgtacACGTGCCATCAAATGTTCCAGTGTTATCTCTAACGGGAACGTAGTTCCCAGATTGATGATGTTCACGGAGTGGGCGTAATCCAAACGAAATGGTCTACAACAGTCCCGAATCTtgtcgaacactgcaggcgcgaTTTGCGCTGAAAGTTACGTACAGTGTAAGAGGACGAtcacaaaacttgagaaaaagaATGTGGCAGTATTATTGCGCTCTTAAATTGAATAATTGCACGAGGTGATAAAATGTGCTATACTTGCGCAACGAGCACGTTGTTTCAAGCTGTCAGCCCAACACAAGTTGTGCAGTTGCGCAGGTTCATGTGGCACCTTATTGATGTGTGGTGGCTATATCGCAAATTTGCAAAAGAAGGAATTACCGCGCCGTTGGCACTTGGCCATTGCACTTGCAATATCCATTCTAGTGTAGTCTGAAATGGTCAGTGTTTCGTGCACgtactttttatttttattttttttttgctgcttggTTGAAGCCTCTGCGCACTGTGCCCGAATGTGCTGTCACGTACGCTCCCAGGTTAAGCACTAAACAGCCCACAAGTtctgaaattttctttttttttgtttattttcgtgtgtttttctttctgtcttttattCTCTGAACGGGTTCTCCTACTCATCATGTGTTTTGCAGATTATGTGAGACAAATCTGTACACGTGTTTTGCGAGTAAAGCAGAAGATGGCCTAGAGCAAGAAGAGGGTAAAGAGAGCGCATACAGGTTATGATGTTGATCATCGGCGTGGAATAATGCTATACGAAACAGAACTGCTGATAATACTCTAAATTAAGCCCTACAATCCACAATTATTAtcgtaaatgatgatgatgaagtctTTTTCGTTTCGTTGGCGCTATCCCACAAAAAAATAGAAGAATAACGGGTAGGCGAGGTCCTTGAATTTACTACGTATGAAGCTAAAAACAATGTAACTTTTTAATAGGAGAAAACAGCTTATAAAGTTCTTTTTGCCTTTAGTTTTTTTATCCCATATCTTATAGCTTCGATGAATAAATGCTCACTTCATTAGTACAGATGTTTACGCCATGAGCACAAGCATAAGTTAGAAATTTAGCGAATGAAGTTGTCCTGGTGGTCTTAAACATTACGGAGTCAGCCATCTCTAAATGGGAGGACTGAGACGTCCAACTGTGGTCTAAGGACCTAGCGTTGCATCTTGCTGCGGTGATTGGGGCTTGCGTCGTCATCCTGGAAATTAGCATGCTCGGCCGTATACTCTTGGCGTGCGACAGTTCGGGGGTTCACAGACAGAGGGGAAGGGGAGGGGTTAAAACAGACATACAAATAAAGTTTTATTATTTGCCTCTCCGAGAACGGAGATAGAACTATGGTCCGCCCAGGATGGCGTTGCGGTTACGGGAACTGGATGCGGTGGGTTCCGATCCCGACCTTGGTGGTGACATTTCGATGTACCCAAAATGGTAGAAGCCTATGCACTGTGTAACGTCGGTGCCCGTTAAAAAAATACCATATGGTCAATATTTCCCGAGTTTTTTCTACACcggcatctctg
This region includes:
- the LOC119165321 gene encoding endothelin-converting enzyme homolog, encoding MTVLNLNVVLGLGILYGVVWFLVIQLSQLAFPFCDHPKKCFDYAEELAASVDARINPCDNMYEHVCGKWDRLHPYPSQGAGGQFRVLQYRVLWFLFNKLEQSPPKHPVAAVRTSVSAFQTCTNVYEEGRDDVKIVLDIFRKFNFEWPSMRLPADFDLLEYLLGMSLEYGIPTPAVLSLTPDLKTDKRYGLALEIHIVTDADDNKTAGTEYVEKCMMHVAPSVTTDLASAFAERIHNTASDIVTAAFAIYPSQRVSLNFTSIEKLADDVAGHGTVDEWLKVINGHMLPDRLVNKTEPVLAVNGSGLLLKAILDNAKQSSYVDLVLYTGWMTFYSLRALVSSSLVECMDGTGIQARIQSATQCLEIMSQVSTYAFVRLMLDSLELQPQVNDTMRTWTAVKQATRANFHKLSWMDRSTAEGAVKHVDSLITVLAMPEHLKTDEALEKYYFFLEQNVTQPFIAWHYSTFQRRLQEEKRLMKEDPAVPVHREDIPYGASSVNAFYAPLFHLMAILPGIMNAPFVPSTTPHSVVTGAIGKVLGHELTHAFDPLFSTLTRTGDAATWWSTESFGKFRERLDCVKNLLGNYTSDAVFSKNALSETFADTAGTEKARLAYNSMQATRGILSYTPEQSFYVASCFVFCSEGAYSWRKSGIYPPMMLRCNLPLHNQERFAEAFSCPVGAALNPRNRCTFHVSNEK